One Mycobacteroides abscessus ATCC 19977 genomic window carries:
- a CDS encoding cytochrome P450: MTTCPFTPGFDFTDPDLIQHRIPAEEFAYLRKTEPIWWNAQPRGVAGFDDDGYWVVTKHADVKEVSRLNEVFSNSVNTTVVRYNEDITAEQLEIQRENLLIDMDEPKHRILRRIVSPLFTPKAVNGLHARLVERAHGIVEEAAEKSSGNFVSDIASVLPMHAIADLVGIPESDRQQVLDWTNQMFAYDDPAIGRDTATTATVSMLGYAYAMAEERQLNPQDDILTGLVRGAYDDRPLTPLEFAYFVIQLMVAGNETSRNAITHGVLAFADNPAQWRLYRERRPSTAADEIIRWASPIIAFQRTALQDVELGGVQIRKDQRVGMFYASANFDEDVFDDPFAFNIERDPNPHLAFGGHGIHYCLGANLARLEIGIMFDALADRLPDLMPTGAPTRFRSGWINGVVALPANYHGSGPRG; this comes from the coding sequence ATGACCACCTGCCCATTCACACCCGGTTTCGATTTCACGGATCCGGATCTCATTCAGCACCGCATCCCGGCCGAGGAATTTGCGTATCTGCGAAAGACCGAGCCCATCTGGTGGAATGCGCAACCCAGGGGAGTGGCCGGATTCGATGACGACGGCTACTGGGTGGTGACCAAACATGCTGACGTCAAAGAGGTGTCACGCCTGAACGAGGTCTTTTCCAACAGCGTGAACACGACAGTGGTGCGCTATAACGAAGACATCACCGCCGAGCAACTTGAGATTCAGCGCGAGAACCTGCTGATCGACATGGACGAACCCAAGCACCGCATCCTGCGCCGTATAGTTTCGCCGCTCTTCACGCCCAAGGCAGTCAACGGATTACACGCACGGCTGGTGGAGCGGGCCCACGGCATCGTGGAGGAGGCCGCTGAAAAGTCCAGTGGCAATTTCGTTTCCGATATCGCCTCGGTGCTACCGATGCATGCCATTGCCGACCTCGTCGGCATTCCGGAATCGGACAGACAACAGGTGTTGGACTGGACCAATCAGATGTTCGCCTACGACGACCCGGCCATCGGCAGGGACACGGCAACCACTGCGACGGTTTCAATGCTCGGTTACGCCTACGCGATGGCCGAAGAGCGGCAGCTCAATCCGCAAGATGACATCCTGACGGGTTTGGTGCGCGGTGCGTACGACGACCGGCCGCTGACGCCACTGGAGTTTGCCTACTTTGTCATCCAGTTGATGGTCGCGGGCAACGAGACCTCGCGTAACGCGATTACGCACGGTGTGCTGGCATTCGCCGACAACCCCGCACAGTGGCGGCTGTATCGCGAACGGCGCCCGTCTACCGCCGCCGACGAGATCATCCGGTGGGCCAGCCCTATCATCGCCTTCCAGCGCACCGCACTACAGGATGTCGAACTGGGCGGCGTACAGATCCGCAAGGACCAGCGCGTCGGAATGTTCTATGCCTCTGCCAATTTCGACGAGGACGTGTTCGACGACCCCTTTGCGTTCAATATCGAGCGCGACCCCAACCCGCATCTTGCGTTTGGCGGTCACGGGATTCACTACTGTCTCGGCGCGAACTTGGCCCGGCTGGAAATCGGCATCATGTTCGACGCGCTGGCGGATCGGCTGCCGGATTTGATGCCGACCGGAGCGCCCACCCGCTTCCGCTCGGGGTGGATCAACGGCGTGGTGGCGCTGCCCGCC